In one Klebsiella aerogenes genomic region, the following are encoded:
- a CDS encoding conjugal transfer protein TrbD, with protein MALRTIPIRRAASRTNLFMGGDRELVMFSILLAAVLIFTSQDWIAAGVGIVIWAGALFLLRKMAKSDPMLRQVYLRSLKYSQPYYAPRATPFRKNTGTQGKRYERVKK; from the coding sequence ATGGCATTACGCACGATCCCCATTCGTAGGGCGGCTTCAAGAACGAACCTCTTCATGGGCGGGGACCGTGAATTGGTTATGTTTTCAATCCTGCTGGCAGCGGTCCTTATCTTTACTTCACAAGACTGGATCGCTGCCGGTGTAGGCATCGTGATTTGGGCGGGAGCACTTTTCCTGTTAAGGAAAATGGCTAAATCAGATCCGATGTTACGCCAAGTTTATTTGCGTAGCCTCAAATACAGCCAGCCGTATTATGCGCCCCGCGCTACGCCGTTCCGCAAAAATACAGGAACCCAAGGCAAACGTTATGAAAGGGTGAAAAAATGA
- the trbB gene encoding P-type conjugative transfer ATPase TrbB — translation MEALEDPETLEIMLNPDGKLWREKFGQPMFCMGTVPVQRSKTILQTIAGFHKKIIDHKSPFLECELPIDGSRFAGQLPPLVAGPTFAIRKKASRIFLLDEYVDKGVMTRAQADFICRAIAAHKNILVIGGTGSGKTTLLNAIIAEIVRQFPDERICIIEDTGELQCAAQNFVQYHTTVDVTMTDILRLILRMRPDRIFVGETRGPEALDMLDAWNTGHEGGAASLHANNTLSALTRLRSLISRNPFAPREIEPVIGEAVNVIVQISKTTEGRRIKEIREIQGYENGEYISQLIAA, via the coding sequence ATGGAAGCGTTGGAAGATCCTGAAACGCTGGAAATCATGCTCAACCCGGATGGCAAGCTGTGGCGTGAGAAATTCGGTCAGCCTATGTTCTGCATGGGAACAGTGCCTGTACAACGTTCAAAAACCATTCTTCAAACTATCGCGGGCTTTCACAAAAAGATTATCGATCACAAATCGCCATTTCTTGAATGTGAACTCCCTATTGATGGTTCCCGTTTTGCGGGTCAGCTGCCGCCACTGGTTGCAGGTCCAACCTTTGCTATTCGTAAGAAAGCCTCACGCATTTTCCTTCTGGATGAATATGTAGATAAAGGCGTAATGACCAGGGCGCAGGCTGATTTTATTTGTCGCGCAATTGCCGCGCATAAAAATATTCTGGTTATTGGTGGTACTGGTTCAGGGAAAACAACGCTGTTAAACGCCATCATTGCTGAAATAGTTCGTCAGTTTCCAGACGAGCGTATCTGCATTATCGAAGATACGGGCGAACTGCAGTGCGCCGCGCAAAACTTTGTTCAGTATCACACCACCGTTGACGTCACCATGACAGACATTCTTCGTCTGATCCTGCGTATGCGACCTGACCGTATTTTCGTAGGTGAAACACGCGGCCCGGAAGCCCTCGATATGCTTGACGCCTGGAACACCGGGCATGAGGGCGGCGCGGCCTCACTTCACGCCAACAACACGCTTTCTGCTCTCACGCGTCTGCGTTCACTGATCTCACGTAACCCGTTTGCTCCGCGAGAAATTGAGCCGGTAATTGGCGAAGCGGTCAACGTGATCGTCCAGATTTCTAAAACTACTGAGGGTCGCCGGATTAAAGAAATCCGCGAGATTCAGGGTTATGAAAACGGGGAATATATTTCCCAGCTCATTGCAGCTTAA
- a CDS encoding TrbC/VirB2 family protein, with protein MKTGLSHFNLSKHAFIAFLGAMLFFMAAEPALASNTSGGGLPFDDWMTNIRTSVTGPFAYTASIIGLVGAGAMLIFGGDMNGFLRTLIFIVLVLSFLVAAQNTLSAITGQGAELAAMLTSSKTGGVA; from the coding sequence ATGAAAACAGGTCTTTCCCACTTCAACCTCAGCAAACACGCCTTTATTGCATTTTTGGGCGCGATGCTGTTTTTCATGGCAGCTGAACCTGCTCTGGCGTCAAACACATCTGGCGGTGGCCTGCCGTTCGATGACTGGATGACCAACATCCGTACTTCTGTTACAGGACCATTTGCATATACCGCTTCCATTATCGGCCTGGTCGGTGCAGGCGCGATGTTGATCTTCGGCGGTGATATGAACGGGTTCCTTCGTACCCTGATTTTCATTGTTCTTGTTCTTAGCTTCCTGGTTGCGGCTCAAAACACATTGTCTGCAATCACAGGGCAGGGTGCAGAACTGGCAGCAATGCTGACCAGCTCTAAAACAGGGGGAGTGGCATAA
- a CDS encoding transcriptional regulator — protein MYNLIFFTNILRLLEERGMTKQELSQKAGVSISFLSDLTNGKANPSLRVMESIANALDVALPVLLETTDLDEHSLMLMADGKPVKSLPPGYVRVSVILSEQQAFRVRMWSDQARQKLGQEAKAMLEKMQEKKDS, from the coding sequence GTGTACAACCTAATTTTTTTTACTAACATCCTCAGACTGCTTGAAGAAAGAGGTATGACAAAGCAGGAACTTTCCCAAAAAGCTGGGGTTTCAATCTCTTTTTTGTCGGACCTAACAAATGGAAAAGCGAACCCATCTTTAAGGGTGATGGAATCCATTGCTAATGCCCTCGATGTAGCCCTTCCCGTTCTCCTTGAAACAACTGATCTTGATGAACACAGCCTTATGCTGATGGCTGATGGAAAACCTGTTAAGAGCCTTCCCCCTGGCTATGTAAGAGTGTCCGTCATACTTTCCGAACAGCAAGCCTTTCGGGTACGTATGTGGAGTGATCAGGCACGCCAGAAGTTAGGCCAGGAAGCAAAGGCAATGCTGGAAAAAATGCAGGAAAAGAAAGACAGTTAA
- a CDS encoding VirB4 family type IV secretion/conjugal transfer ATPase → MNTAIPVLVALIGLILLGMMLAYYQRMVKEYHLKKHRSKDEALADMLNYAAVVDDGVIVCKNGSFMASFFFKGADNASATDQERELVSFRINKAIGRLGNGWMMHVDAMRNPAPSYSDRNASHFPDRVSAAVDEERRRLFEKLGQLYEGCFIVTFTWFPPALAESKFTELMFDDDREASTDKDATLNLIEKFKHEISIIQANLSQAVSVERLNGVKIEQEDGSVATMDQQLEYLQYCITGLQHPIRLPNNPIYLDSLIGGQEFIPGITPRIGKNFIQVVAIEGYPSESYPGILTKLAEQPCEYRWSTRFIFLDSHEAISKLTAFRRKWKQKVRGFMSQLFNTNNGYVDEDALSMVNDASSAIAETNSGLVSQGYITSVIVLMNEDRQKVEDAAEFMRKAVNNTGFAARIETVNTVDAYFGSLPGHGVENVRRPLVNTLNLADLMPTSTIWPGENKAPSPMFEVGAPPLTHCVTSGNTPFRLNLHVRDLGHAFMFGPTRAGKSTHLALTAMQWRRYANSRIFTFDKGLSMFATCKAVGGKHFTIAGDDNQLAFAPLSRLDTPTRRTWAMEWIEAILILNGVKVDAPMRNAIADAIKSMSETHSKTLSEFTVTVQNNVIREALKQYTIDGNMGHLLDAEEDGLDISDFMTFEIEHLMNMDQKYALPVLLYLFRRIEESLDGSPTLIILDEAWLMLGHPEFRGKIRDWLKSMAKKNCSVLMATQQLSDAANSGILDVIIESTACRIFLPNSHALQEEAMPLYINMGLNRRQIEIIASAVPKRDYYYVSEEGRRLYQLALGPLALAFAGATDPDSIAAVKQLSETYGDGWVDEWLRTKGLDLNDYEYEVAA, encoded by the coding sequence ATGAATACCGCAATTCCTGTCTTAGTTGCGCTGATAGGGCTGATCTTGCTTGGCATGATGCTGGCTTACTATCAGCGTATGGTGAAGGAATATCACCTTAAAAAACATCGCTCGAAGGATGAAGCCTTAGCCGACATGCTGAATTACGCCGCTGTTGTTGATGATGGCGTGATTGTATGTAAGAACGGTTCTTTTATGGCGTCATTCTTTTTTAAAGGTGCAGACAACGCGAGCGCGACCGACCAGGAAAGAGAGCTTGTCTCATTTCGCATTAATAAAGCGATTGGCAGACTCGGCAACGGCTGGATGATGCACGTTGATGCAATGCGTAACCCGGCTCCGTCATACAGTGACCGAAACGCTTCACACTTTCCTGATCGTGTTTCCGCTGCCGTGGATGAAGAACGCCGCCGTCTGTTTGAAAAGCTGGGGCAACTGTATGAAGGGTGCTTTATCGTTACCTTCACCTGGTTCCCGCCAGCGCTGGCAGAAAGCAAATTTACGGAACTGATGTTTGATGACGACCGCGAAGCCTCCACTGATAAAGACGCTACGCTGAATCTCATTGAAAAATTTAAGCATGAAATCAGCATCATTCAGGCGAACCTCTCACAGGCTGTTTCGGTTGAGCGACTGAACGGCGTGAAAATCGAACAGGAAGACGGCTCCGTTGCAACGATGGATCAGCAGCTGGAGTACCTGCAGTATTGCATTACGGGGCTGCAACATCCTATACGTCTGCCAAACAATCCTATTTATCTGGATAGCCTCATTGGTGGTCAGGAGTTTATTCCTGGCATCACGCCACGTATCGGGAAAAACTTCATTCAGGTTGTGGCGATTGAAGGCTACCCCTCTGAATCTTATCCGGGCATTCTCACTAAGCTGGCCGAACAGCCATGTGAATACCGCTGGTCCACGCGCTTTATTTTCCTCGATTCTCACGAAGCCATTTCAAAGCTGACGGCATTCCGCAGGAAGTGGAAACAGAAAGTACGCGGTTTTATGTCTCAGCTGTTCAATACCAATAACGGCTACGTTGATGAAGACGCATTGTCTATGGTCAACGATGCGTCTTCTGCTATTGCAGAGACTAACTCCGGTTTGGTCAGTCAGGGTTATATCACCAGTGTCATTGTCCTGATGAATGAGGACCGCCAGAAGGTCGAAGATGCCGCAGAGTTTATGCGCAAGGCTGTTAACAATACCGGCTTCGCCGCGCGAATTGAAACCGTGAACACGGTGGATGCCTACTTTGGTTCCTTACCGGGCCATGGTGTTGAAAACGTGCGGCGACCACTGGTTAATACCCTTAACCTTGCCGACCTGATGCCAACCAGTACAATCTGGCCGGGCGAAAATAAAGCCCCAAGCCCGATGTTCGAAGTAGGCGCACCACCATTGACACACTGTGTCACGTCAGGGAATACGCCATTCAGACTTAATCTGCATGTTCGTGACCTCGGCCACGCCTTCATGTTCGGGCCAACCCGTGCAGGTAAATCTACCCATCTGGCGTTAACCGCTATGCAGTGGCGTCGTTACGCTAACTCGCGCATTTTCACTTTCGATAAAGGTCTGTCGATGTTTGCTACCTGCAAGGCCGTAGGCGGGAAGCATTTCACGATTGCCGGTGATGATAACCAGCTGGCGTTTGCACCTTTATCACGACTGGATACTCCTACACGCCGCACATGGGCGATGGAATGGATTGAAGCCATTCTGATCCTGAACGGGGTCAAAGTTGATGCTCCTATGCGAAATGCTATTGCTGACGCCATTAAGAGTATGTCTGAGACTCACTCCAAAACCCTGTCTGAATTTACGGTTACGGTTCAGAACAATGTCATTCGTGAGGCACTCAAACAATACACCATTGATGGCAACATGGGTCATCTGCTCGATGCAGAAGAAGATGGTCTTGATATTTCTGACTTCATGACGTTCGAGATTGAACATCTCATGAACATGGATCAGAAATACGCGCTGCCGGTGCTGCTCTATCTCTTCCGTCGCATTGAAGAATCGCTGGATGGTAGTCCTACACTCATCATCCTCGATGAGGCCTGGCTCATGCTGGGTCATCCAGAATTCAGGGGCAAAATCCGCGACTGGCTTAAATCCATGGCTAAGAAAAACTGCTCTGTTCTTATGGCAACTCAGCAGCTTAGTGATGCGGCCAACTCTGGCATTCTCGATGTCATTATTGAGTCAACTGCCTGCCGAATCTTCCTGCCAAACAGCCACGCCCTGCAGGAAGAAGCCATGCCTCTGTATATCAATATGGGGCTTAATCGCCGTCAGATTGAAATTATCGCGTCTGCCGTACCAAAACGAGATTACTACTACGTATCCGAAGAAGGCCGCCGCCTGTATCAGCTCGCGCTGGGGCCACTTGCGCTGGCATTTGCGGGAGCTACTGATCCCGATTCAATCGCTGCAGTTAAACAACTGTCCGAAACATACGGTGATGGCTGGGTTGATGAATGGCTACGCACTAAGGGTCTGGACTTAAATGATTATGAGTATGAGGTCGCTGCATGA